From the Myxococcales bacterium genome, the window TCCAGCAGTTCCAGCAGTTTCAGCAAGATCAGGTGGGCCACGCCATCAAACGGGCGGGCTGGATCACGGCGGTGGCATTCCTGGTGCCAGTCGTGATGCTCGTGGTCATTGGCGGGGTCGTCGCGCTTTGGTTGTTGTTGTGAGGTGACCCTCTCGACCACTGCGCTAGGCTTCGCCCGGACCCCATGCTCAGCGCCGGCAACAAGAGTCCTTCGCTGCTCGCGCGGCTCGTCATGGTTGGGTTGGCTCTGGGTCTGACCGCAGGCTGCGGCTCCAAGCCGAACCGGACGCGGGACGCCGCGGTGGTGACCGGGGCGGCGCTGGTCACGGCGGGAGTGTATCGCGCAACGACGGGCGGCTGCTGGGCGCAGTGCACCCCCGGCCGCTATTGCAATCGCAAGTCGGGGTTGTGTGAGGAGCTTCCGCGCGGCGCGCCGCCGCGCGCCGCAGCCGCTGCACCCGTGCCGGAGCAGAACTGGTGGGAGGCGGGCGAGGCGGCTTGCCCGGAGGGCTCGACGCTCAACAAGGATCCGTCCGAAGAAGGAGATCCCGTGATCTTGTGCAGCCGTGCGGATGGCACACCGCACGGGCGCGCGACCTTCTTTTATTCGAGCGGCCGGCGTGAAATGGAAGGCGAGTACCGCGATGGGAAAGCGGTCGGCGCCTGGCAGCACTGGGACGAAGACGGCAAACCCGGCAAGCTGGAGCAGCTCGGGGGAAGTGAGTGTGGGCTGCTACTTCGAAGCTGCGATGGCGGTCTTCACGGCGTCGGGAACTCGTCGCGCACGAATAGCTCGTAGCGCAAACCGCCGACGTCGATCAGCACACCTTCGAACGTCGAGCCTTCGCGCAAACCCCGGAGCTTCGCCGCGTCACCCGCGTCCGTGACGACCTTGCCCCCCGGCTCGTTGGGCAAGGGTAGGTCGGTGATGGGCCAGCTGAGAGGCCAGGCTTTGGCCGGCTGCGCCGTGACTTCCTTCGTCTGAGCGGCTGCGGCGACCGGTCCATCGAGGGGCGAGCCTTCGTTCCACAGTTTTTCTTTCCACTGGGATGCGGCGTCGATGGCGGACTCCAGTCCTTTGGGTGCATCTGGATCACAACCGCAGCTGCAATACGCCGAGCTCGTACCGTCGCTGATGGCCACGTTGCCGGCGTCTGGGCAGCCCATGTCCAGCCAGCTCGAGTAACTGGGGATGTTGCTCCGATGGACCGCGGTTGCGAGCTCTTGCGCGCGCGCGGGGTCCAACTTTCCGCTCTTCACCCCGTCCTGCACGCTCCCGCCCAGGAAGTACTCGCAGCCGCCGGTCACGTAGAAGAAGCTCCAACCATAGGGGTTGGTGAAGACGTAGGACGGCATCACCATGCCGCCGCCGAGCGTCGCCGAGAAACGAATGCTGGCGCTTCCGTCGCAGAGCGCGGGCTCGGAAGCGCCGCCGGTCCCGCCGCCGCCGCCCGCGCCGCCGCTGCTTGCCGCGCCGCCCGTCGCCTCGCTGTCGCTGCTGGTGGAGCCACAGGCGCTCGAGCCAAGAAGAACCAACGCCGCGGCGCCCAGGAAGCGCGTCGTCGTGGAGCTCATGCGATTCATCCTATCGTGTGCCAGGCTGTGCCTCGGTCGTGGTCCGGCGGTCCGGCGAACTCTACCAGGAGGCATGTCGATTGGCAGTCGGGCCGAGGGGATGGGCCGGCGACCGAGCGGTCGGCGAAGCCAGCGGCCGCGAGAAGAGAGCAAGGAAGAGAGAGAGAAGCCGGTCCCCCGCGGCGCAGGGATAGGGTGCGCGGGCCGCGAGGAGAGCGGCGTGCTGGCGTGAGCGCGCCGGGTGCCGTCAGCGCATGCGAGCGACCGCGCGTCGTTACCGTGTGCGTCGCGCACTGCCGGCGCATGCGTGGAACCGCCAGCGGTTCGCACTCCGCGCGAGCGCGCGAGCTCGAGGACGCTGCCGCTGCCAAGACCACCGAGGGCAATCCTTGCACCCCTCTTTGTTCGAGGGGTGCGAGCGGCGTGGTTCCGAGCTCTGCGCCGTGGCGAAGCGCGTGCTTGAAAAGAGCGGTCGCGCGACGATTCGATTCACATTTTTCTTGACGGGTTTTCGAGCACGCAGCGCGCGCGAGCGACGAGTCACGAGGAAACCCTCACGCCCTGCCACGAGGATGCGCGCTGTGCGCGCTTTGCGCGTCGCGATGACGTTCGAAGCGTTCCACGTCGTGAGCGTCGCGCCTGGTGGCAGCGGTGAGGGCGAAAAATCGCGTGGTATGCGAGAAAGCATGCCTCTCCTCTCTTCGGTCTCCGATCTCGACCTCCGCGAACGCCTCTCGGCTGCCGTCAGCACCGAGCGCGCCGCATCGACGGACGTCGTCTTCCACCTGGCGGAGCTCGACCGCCGTAAGCTCTATCTCGAGGACGCGTGTTCCTCACTCTTCGCTTACTGCGTGGAGCGCCTGGGGGTACTCCGAGGACGGAGCCAACAAGCGCGTGCGCGTTGCCCGCCTGGCACAGCGCTTTCCTCAGATCCTCGACGAGCTCGCGTCGGGTGAGGTGCACCTGACCGGGCTGTTCCTCCTCTCCAGGCACCTCACGGAGGACAACGTCGAGCAGCTCCTGGCCGAAGCGCGCGGGAAGTCGAAGCGTCAGCTCGAAGAGCTCATCGCCCGCTGGTCTCCGCAGCCGGACGTGCCGACCACCTTGACCACGATGGCGCCCGAGCCCGCGCAGACGGAGTTACCAACAGTGTCTGGGGCAGGTAACTCCGTGCCAGCGCCTCGGCCCTCGATGAATCGTGCTCGTCTCGAGCCCCTCTCGCCGGAGAGTGTGCGATTGGAGCTCACCGCTCGGACCGCGTTTCGCGACAAGCTCGAGCAAGCCCGCAACCTGCTCAGCCACGAGATCCCCAGCGGCGACCTGGCGACGCTCCTCGAGCTCGGCCTGGACCTGCTGATCGCGGACGCGATCCAGCGTCGCTCGGGCGCGGGCAAGCCGCGCAAGCGTCGCGAGACGAAGCCGGGCTCACGGCACGTGCCCGTCGATGTCCAGCGGGAGGTGCGGGAGCGGGACGCTGACCGGTGCACCTTCACCGATGCTGCCGGTCGCAGATGCTCAGAGACCCGTTTCCTGACCATCGAGCACATCGTTCCCTTCGCGAAGGGCGGGCCGACCACCGTGGACAACTGCTGCCTGCTCTGCTCGGCTCACAACTCGTACCGAGCGCGACAGGTCTTCGGCGAAGAGCACATCCAGAACGAGATCGCGGGGGCTCGAGCTCGCCGCGAAGCGATCCGCACGCCTGAGGTGCAGTCCGCGTCGCCAACGCCGCCGGTGCCGCCGCCTGCGGTCGCGGCCGCGCCCGAGCCCGAGGTGTTCGAGAAGGTGCGCTCGGCGCTGGTGCTCTCGGGGTTCAAGCGGGCCCAGGCTCGGCAAG encodes:
- a CDS encoding HNH endonuclease, whose protein sequence is MRVARLAQRFPQILDELASGEVHLTGLFLLSRHLTEDNVEQLLAEARGKSKRQLEELIARWSPQPDVPTTLTTMAPEPAQTELPTVSGAGNSVPAPRPSMNRARLEPLSPESVRLELTARTAFRDKLEQARNLLSHEIPSGDLATLLELGLDLLIADAIQRRSGAGKPRKRRETKPGSRHVPVDVQREVRERDADRCTFTDAAGRRCSETRFLTIEHIVPFAKGGPTTVDNCCLLCSAHNSYRARQVFGEEHIQNEIAGARARREAIRTPEVQSASPTPPVPPPAVAAAPEPEVFEKVRSALVLSGFKRAQARQAVEQVRLRGVEPRPEPLLRAAIAALTP